One region of Paenibacillus polymyxa M1 genomic DNA includes:
- a CDS encoding penicillin-binding transpeptidase domain-containing protein, which produces MVKRIKLRTLLIGGCITLFFLVLLLKVFWIQVVSGEYWHNLVVTQVEKDQVIQPKRGTIMDRKGNVLAADAPAYTVVVNPSIIQEYDLENEAVAKLHQLLKTPEDELRRHLSAKDKEGNYLKNREIRNGGWKVDPEVKAQVDTFKEYLKDKYGVIGAVDTVQESKRYYPENKLASHVLGYLSKDGKAGMGLEAYYDKELSGTAGKLLYQRDRKGVPLQGSESIYEPAQNGKNLKLTIDDTIQYYIEDAMQQAIATYNPKTMTVVAADPKTMDVLGMASYPNFNPNTYGSASLENFRNNATQSIYEPGSTFKIVTLAAAVQEKVFNPNDRYQSGIIRVGGWDIRDVSRNWGTLTYLEGVKRSSNVGFVHLGLDKLGGEKLKRYIDNFGFGVKTGIDLPSESTGAITFHTQYKSEVATASFGHGRVQVTPIQQVAAISAIANGGKLMKPHLVKEIVNPDTNEVQTIQPKEVRQVISKESADQTSNYLEQVVSDQEIGTGRLAYIDGYRVAGKTGTATKVVGKVYDHSKDVVSFIGFAPVNDPKIAVLVVMDEPNKSVGGGTAAAPVFKKIVSQSLQYMGVPKTGTKSSKSDGAAVKTVNLPTVPQLTGLVKKDAQNALLKQGIAYVTVGKGSKIVRQYPEAGVKMKPGQRIYLLTEDGATMTIPDFTGVSLRDTLQVLTLMKVGVQVTGEGYVASQKTQMVNGKRIVSVTLMPAKETVTGVKLEEAQDSPTGVATNQPGSSTGTATDSKTKTGATADAGTNTVAPKGGISAIADEKSAAAIKGEDN; this is translated from the coding sequence ATGGTCAAAAGAATAAAGCTTCGCACACTGCTGATAGGGGGATGTATTACCCTCTTTTTTCTTGTTCTGCTACTTAAAGTATTTTGGATTCAAGTCGTAAGTGGGGAATATTGGCATAATCTAGTAGTTACACAGGTAGAAAAAGACCAAGTGATTCAACCCAAGCGTGGAACCATCATGGATCGTAAAGGGAATGTACTAGCTGCGGATGCACCGGCTTATACGGTGGTTGTCAATCCTAGCATCATTCAGGAGTATGACTTGGAGAATGAGGCTGTAGCCAAGCTGCATCAGCTACTCAAAACGCCTGAGGATGAGCTGAGAAGACATTTATCTGCAAAGGATAAAGAGGGGAATTACTTAAAAAATCGTGAGATTCGTAATGGAGGCTGGAAGGTAGACCCTGAGGTGAAGGCACAGGTGGATACGTTCAAAGAGTATTTGAAGGACAAGTATGGGGTAATTGGAGCTGTAGACACTGTTCAGGAATCCAAACGCTATTATCCGGAAAATAAGCTGGCTTCGCATGTGCTTGGCTATCTGAGTAAGGATGGCAAAGCAGGTATGGGGCTGGAGGCTTATTATGATAAAGAGCTTTCAGGTACGGCTGGCAAGCTGCTGTATCAGCGAGACCGAAAGGGAGTTCCTCTTCAGGGATCGGAAAGTATCTATGAGCCGGCACAAAATGGGAAAAATTTAAAGCTGACGATTGATGATACGATTCAGTATTATATAGAGGATGCCATGCAGCAGGCGATTGCAACATATAATCCGAAAACGATGACGGTTGTAGCAGCTGATCCCAAAACAATGGATGTTCTCGGTATGGCAAGCTACCCGAATTTTAATCCCAATACATATGGGAGTGCATCTTTGGAAAATTTCCGTAATAATGCTACACAGTCGATCTATGAGCCAGGTTCTACGTTTAAAATTGTAACCCTGGCCGCAGCGGTTCAAGAAAAGGTATTTAATCCGAATGATAGATACCAGTCTGGTATCATTAGAGTCGGGGGCTGGGATATTCGTGATGTGAGCCGTAACTGGGGAACGTTAACCTATCTTGAAGGTGTCAAGCGCTCAAGTAACGTTGGGTTCGTCCATCTCGGACTGGATAAGCTGGGCGGTGAAAAGCTGAAGCGATATATCGATAATTTTGGCTTTGGTGTAAAAACAGGTATCGATCTCCCAAGTGAGTCTACCGGAGCTATTACCTTCCATACCCAATATAAATCCGAAGTCGCCACGGCTTCCTTTGGACATGGACGTGTACAGGTAACGCCGATCCAGCAGGTAGCTGCAATTTCAGCTATAGCAAATGGAGGCAAACTGATGAAGCCTCATTTGGTCAAGGAAATTGTGAATCCGGATACGAATGAAGTGCAGACGATACAACCGAAGGAGGTCCGCCAGGTGATTTCGAAGGAATCGGCAGACCAGACAAGCAACTATCTGGAGCAGGTCGTGTCTGACCAGGAGATTGGTACGGGACGTCTTGCCTATATCGACGGATATCGTGTTGCTGGTAAAACAGGGACAGCGACGAAAGTTGTCGGCAAAGTATATGACCATTCCAAGGATGTCGTGTCCTTTATTGGCTTTGCACCAGTCAATGATCCAAAAATAGCCGTCTTGGTCGTCATGGACGAACCTAACAAATCGGTAGGCGGCGGTACAGCAGCAGCACCTGTGTTTAAAAAAATCGTGTCCCAATCGCTGCAATATATGGGAGTTCCCAAAACGGGGACCAAATCCAGTAAGTCAGATGGGGCTGCGGTGAAGACGGTGAATTTGCCTACAGTGCCACAATTAACCGGTCTGGTAAAAAAGGATGCGCAAAACGCGCTGCTCAAACAGGGGATTGCCTATGTGACGGTTGGAAAAGGCTCTAAAATTGTTCGCCAATATCCTGAGGCAGGCGTCAAAATGAAGCCCGGGCAACGTATTTACTTACTGACTGAGGATGGTGCCACTATGACCATTCCTGACTTTACGGGTGTGTCTTTGCGTGACACGCTTCAAGTCTTAACGCTGATGAAGGTTGGCGTTCAGGTAACCGGTGAAGGGTATGTTGCTTCTCAAAAGACACAAATGGTAAATGGCAAGCGGATCGTCAGTGTGACGCTTATGCCAGCCAAAGAAACAGTGACCGGCGTGAAGCTAGAGGAAGCACAGGACTCGCCCACTGGAGTTGCAACTAACCAGCCAGGCAGCTCAACGGGAACAGCGACCGATTCTAAAACCAAAACCGGTGCTACGGCGGATGCTGGAACAAACACGGTGGCTCCTAAAGGAGGAATATCTGCAATAGCAGATGAGAAAAGCGCTGCCGCAATTAAAGGCGAAGATAACTGA
- the bshC gene encoding bacillithiol biosynthesis cysteine-adding enzyme BshC, whose product MKIVPETLRGGSALAEDYIQGTGRASDLYEYDILHADAYAQRAKWLDKTEHLRLNRKDVVACLRIYNEQHNSHEAVHASLDRLESPDALVVVGGQQSGLFTGPMLVIYKAATIIKAAREAEERLGRPVIPIFWIAGEDHDWDEVNHTYVMAKDPQAVKIKLNKQPEHRSSVSAIKVDTVEWKQAMADIEQSLPDSEHKTDIMRMIEQGLTESYGLSEAFARLMGRLFGAYGLVLMDSADPLLRKLEASVFRRLVQHNDELETAYKTTATRIVDYGYHLQADVHEGGANLFYIHEEERLLLFKKARLFTDRRGIVAFTADELLEEIDRHPERFSNNVLTRPLMQDSLFPVLASVLGLGEIAYWAITRDAFGVLGMQMPILLPRMSFTLMEPGVEKHMLKYELTFGQVRDGLEERKKQWIATQDQLGMQDQFSEAKDAFIRMYKPLIQQTGMIEKGLLQLGETNCEKILGQIDYLEAKVQEALLRQNGTALRHWDHIEWSLFPFGQPQERAYTIYHFLNRYGLDLMDMIMNVPLDLSGTHRVIYV is encoded by the coding sequence ATGAAAATAGTTCCGGAAACGCTTCGCGGAGGGTCGGCTTTGGCAGAAGACTACATACAGGGTACAGGACGCGCAAGCGATTTGTATGAATATGATATTCTGCACGCCGATGCTTATGCCCAACGGGCCAAGTGGCTGGATAAGACGGAGCATCTGCGATTAAACCGTAAGGATGTCGTAGCATGTCTTCGTATATACAATGAGCAACACAACTCGCATGAGGCGGTTCATGCTTCATTGGACCGTTTGGAAAGTCCAGATGCTTTAGTAGTCGTTGGCGGACAGCAAAGTGGACTATTCACAGGTCCGATGCTGGTCATTTACAAAGCTGCTACGATTATTAAAGCAGCTAGAGAAGCTGAGGAACGGCTTGGACGTCCGGTTATTCCGATTTTCTGGATTGCTGGTGAAGATCATGACTGGGACGAGGTCAATCATACATACGTAATGGCAAAAGACCCGCAAGCAGTTAAAATCAAGCTGAATAAGCAGCCTGAACACCGTTCTTCAGTTAGTGCCATTAAAGTTGATACGGTTGAGTGGAAGCAAGCGATGGCGGATATAGAGCAAAGCTTGCCAGATTCAGAACATAAGACCGATATTATGCGCATGATTGAGCAAGGTTTGACAGAGTCATATGGACTAAGTGAGGCCTTTGCCAGGCTGATGGGCCGTTTGTTTGGTGCCTATGGATTGGTGCTCATGGATTCTGCAGATCCTTTACTGCGCAAGCTGGAGGCATCCGTTTTTAGACGGTTGGTTCAACACAATGATGAGTTGGAGACAGCGTATAAGACAACCGCTACGCGGATCGTAGACTATGGTTATCATTTACAAGCGGATGTGCATGAAGGTGGTGCGAACCTTTTTTACATTCATGAAGAGGAACGCCTGCTGCTTTTCAAAAAAGCTAGATTATTCACAGATCGGCGCGGTATAGTGGCGTTTACAGCGGATGAACTGCTTGAAGAGATAGATAGACACCCCGAACGTTTTAGTAACAATGTACTAACCCGTCCTCTCATGCAGGATTCACTGTTTCCGGTACTGGCATCTGTGCTGGGTCTAGGAGAAATTGCCTACTGGGCAATTACACGGGACGCTTTTGGAGTGCTCGGGATGCAGATGCCAATACTGCTGCCCCGTATGTCTTTTACATTGATGGAGCCAGGCGTGGAGAAGCATATGCTTAAGTACGAACTAACTTTTGGTCAAGTTAGAGACGGGCTTGAGGAACGAAAAAAGCAATGGATTGCCACTCAAGATCAGCTTGGAATGCAGGATCAGTTTTCCGAGGCTAAGGATGCTTTTATCCGTATGTATAAACCGCTTATACAGCAGACAGGAATGATAGAGAAAGGTTTGCTACAGCTCGGAGAAACCAACTGCGAGAAAATTCTGGGGCAGATTGACTATCTGGAGGCAAAGGTGCAGGAAGCGCTGCTTCGGCAAAATGGAACAGCACTTCGCCATTGGGATCATATCGAATGGTCGCTTTTCCCATTTGGACAGCCGCAGGAGCGTGCGTATACCATCTATCATTTTCTGAACCGTTACGGTCTCGACCTGATGGATATGATTATGAACGTACCTTTGGATTTGTCGGGGACGCATCGTGTGATTTATGTATAA
- a CDS encoding ABC transporter permease translates to MSVKDNAVNLDKLQVKPEDFQKIGVDEKQSEVIQRESLSAWRDAWERLRKNKVAMTSLIVLVLIVLFSLIGPILSPYNYYSNDLLSTNLPPSAEHWFGTDDLGRDMFVRTWMGARISLTIGLAAALIDLLIGVIYGGIMGYFGGRVDEIMNKFSEILYSIPYLLVTILLLVVLEPSITTIIIALCVTGWINMSWIVRGEMLQLKNREFVLASRSMGAGAGRLLFRHLLPNAVGPIIVTLTLSVPTAIFSEAFLSFLGLGVPNPEASLGSMIESALTGWMYYPWRMLFPAGLISLIMLAFNLFGDGLRDALDPKLKK, encoded by the coding sequence ATGTCTGTGAAAGACAATGCTGTGAATTTGGATAAACTTCAGGTGAAACCGGAAGATTTCCAAAAAATAGGGGTCGATGAAAAGCAGTCTGAAGTTATTCAGCGAGAAAGCTTATCTGCTTGGCGCGATGCCTGGGAACGACTTCGTAAAAACAAGGTTGCAATGACTAGCTTGATTGTTTTAGTTCTGATTGTGCTTTTTTCTTTAATAGGTCCGATATTGTCACCCTATAATTATTACTCTAATGATTTACTGAGCACGAATCTGCCACCTTCTGCGGAGCATTGGTTCGGTACGGATGATCTTGGACGTGATATGTTTGTCCGTACATGGATGGGAGCACGGATTTCCTTGACGATAGGCCTGGCCGCAGCTTTGATTGATTTACTGATTGGTGTTATTTATGGTGGAATTATGGGTTACTTTGGTGGCCGCGTTGATGAAATCATGAATAAATTTTCTGAAATCTTGTACTCCATTCCTTACTTGCTTGTTACGATCCTGTTGCTGGTTGTACTGGAGCCAAGTATCACTACAATTATTATTGCGCTCTGTGTAACGGGGTGGATTAACATGTCGTGGATTGTACGTGGTGAAATGCTGCAACTTAAAAACCGAGAATTCGTACTTGCTTCCCGTTCAATGGGTGCTGGAGCAGGTCGTTTGCTTTTCCGTCACCTCTTGCCTAATGCAGTAGGTCCGATCATCGTTACATTGACGTTGAGCGTTCCGACCGCTATTTTTTCCGAAGCTTTCCTGAGCTTCCTCGGTTTAGGGGTACCGAATCCAGAGGCATCGCTGGGTTCAATGATTGAATCAGCTCTGACAGGGTGGATGTATTATCCGTGGCGGATGCTTTTCCCAGCAGGTTTGATCAGTTTGATTATGCTTGCGTTCAACCTTTTTGGCGACGGCTTGCGTGATGCGCTTGATCCGAAGTTGAAGAAATAG
- the mraZ gene encoding division/cell wall cluster transcriptional repressor MraZ gives MFMGEFQHSIDEKGRLTVPAKFRELLGASFVVTRGLDQCLFVYPMDEWAVMEKKLKALPLMKADARAFTRFFFSGATECELDKQGRVNLPGNLCEYAKLTKECVVLGVSTRVEIWSKHTWEQYFNQSEEAFNDIAEKLVDFNFEL, from the coding sequence ATGTTTATGGGGGAGTTCCAACATAGCATTGATGAGAAGGGACGGCTTACTGTCCCGGCCAAGTTTCGTGAACTTCTTGGTGCCTCGTTCGTGGTTACCCGCGGGCTGGATCAATGCCTCTTCGTGTATCCCATGGATGAGTGGGCTGTTATGGAGAAAAAACTTAAAGCACTGCCTTTGATGAAGGCTGATGCGCGGGCGTTTACTCGTTTTTTTTTCTCGGGGGCGACTGAATGCGAATTGGACAAACAGGGCAGGGTAAATTTACCGGGGAATTTGTGCGAATACGCCAAGCTTACAAAAGAGTGCGTCGTATTGGGAGTGTCCACCCGGGTAGAGATTTGGAGCAAGCACACTTGGGAGCAATATTTCAACCAATCAGAAGAAGCATTTAACGACATTGCTGAGAAATTGGTTGATTTCAACTTTGAATTGTAA
- a CDS encoding ABC transporter ATP-binding protein has protein sequence MVSSNNLIEVEGLKKYFNVGKNRVLKAVDNLNFYIREGETLGMVGESGCGKSTAGRTILRLYEPTAGSVRFNGTDIYKLSPGKMKAMRRDMQMIFQDPYASLNPRFTVSDIIGEALDIHNMAGSRAERKKRIEELLDLVGLNPDHATRYPHEFSGGQRQRIGIARALAVNPKFIICDEPISALDVSIQAQVVNLLKELQERLGLTYLFIAHDLSMVKHISDRVAVMYRGRMVELAESSELYANPIHPYTKMLLSAIPLPDPEVEANKKRIIMPDDQGGPIHNASDNKAGAYNLENATLIEVSKGHFVAEPYA, from the coding sequence ATCGTGAGTAGCAACAATTTAATTGAGGTTGAAGGTCTTAAAAAGTATTTTAATGTTGGCAAAAACCGTGTGCTCAAAGCGGTGGATAACCTGAATTTCTATATTCGTGAGGGTGAAACGCTGGGTATGGTTGGCGAATCCGGTTGTGGTAAATCTACAGCGGGTCGTACTATTTTGCGCTTGTATGAACCTACAGCAGGTAGCGTACGTTTTAACGGCACAGATATTTACAAATTATCACCGGGTAAAATGAAAGCAATGCGTCGTGATATGCAGATGATCTTTCAAGATCCGTATGCATCATTGAACCCGCGTTTTACTGTGTCTGATATTATTGGTGAGGCACTGGATATTCACAATATGGCAGGTAGCCGTGCAGAACGTAAAAAACGGATTGAGGAGTTACTTGATCTGGTTGGTTTGAACCCTGACCATGCAACACGCTATCCGCATGAGTTTTCTGGTGGCCAACGTCAACGGATCGGTATTGCCCGTGCATTGGCTGTTAATCCTAAGTTCATCATTTGTGATGAGCCGATTTCAGCGCTTGACGTATCCATTCAGGCTCAAGTTGTCAACCTGTTAAAAGAGCTTCAAGAACGTCTGGGCCTGACGTACCTGTTCATTGCGCATGATCTGTCGATGGTCAAGCACATTAGTGATCGGGTAGCTGTAATGTATAGAGGCAGAATGGTGGAGCTTGCTGAAAGCTCTGAATTATATGCCAATCCGATTCATCCATATACGAAAATGCTTTTGTCGGCGATTCCACTTCCTGACCCGGAAGTCGAAGCCAACAAAAAACGAATTATTATGCCTGACGATCAAGGCGGACCGATTCATAACGCGTCCGATAATAAGGCAGGGGCTTATAACCTGGAAAATGCCACGCTTATCGAAGTGTCTAAAGGACATTTTGTAGCTGAACCTTACGCTTGA
- the rsmH gene encoding 16S rRNA (cytosine(1402)-N(4))-methyltransferase RsmH — MFHHITVLKEEATQALNIRQDGIYVDCTLGGAGHSSVIASQLGPEGRLIAFDQDDWALNNAREKLSAYEGKISLVKSNFRHLQDKLAELGLPEKDGVPQVQGILFDLGVSSPQFDEGERGFSYNHDAPLDMRMDQSSSLTAYEIVNEWPEAEIARILFQYGEEKFSRRIAKIMVERRMNKPIHTTGELVDIIKEGIPAAARRTGGHPAKRSFQALRIAVNDELGALEDTLHQAVRCLAPGGRISVITFHSLEDRICKHIFKEYLAKSIYPSDLPILDDKMVGDLKLVNRKPIVASEQELELNPRSRSAKLRVAEKL; from the coding sequence TTGTTTCACCACATTACCGTACTCAAGGAAGAAGCAACACAGGCACTAAACATCAGGCAGGACGGGATTTATGTGGACTGCACGTTGGGAGGGGCAGGACACAGTTCCGTCATTGCATCACAGCTTGGCCCTGAGGGGAGGCTTATTGCCTTTGATCAGGACGACTGGGCATTGAACAATGCACGAGAGAAGCTGTCAGCCTATGAAGGAAAGATTTCATTAGTGAAATCCAACTTCCGCCACTTGCAGGACAAGCTGGCCGAACTGGGATTGCCCGAAAAAGACGGCGTCCCGCAGGTCCAGGGTATTTTGTTCGACCTGGGTGTATCCTCGCCCCAGTTCGATGAGGGGGAGCGGGGATTCAGTTACAATCATGATGCGCCGCTTGATATGCGGATGGATCAGAGCAGTTCGCTTACGGCATACGAAATTGTTAATGAATGGCCGGAAGCGGAGATTGCGCGGATCCTGTTTCAATATGGAGAAGAGAAGTTCTCCAGGCGGATCGCAAAGATCATGGTTGAACGTAGAATGAACAAGCCTATTCACACAACGGGGGAACTTGTCGATATTATCAAAGAAGGAATTCCGGCTGCGGCACGCAGAACCGGGGGACATCCGGCTAAACGCAGTTTTCAGGCTTTGCGGATTGCTGTGAATGATGAGCTGGGTGCACTGGAAGATACTTTGCATCAGGCAGTAAGATGTCTGGCTCCAGGGGGCAGAATTTCGGTTATTACGTTTCATTCCTTGGAGGATCGGATATGCAAGCATATTTTCAAGGAGTATTTGGCGAAAAGCATCTATCCATCTGATTTGCCGATTCTGGATGACAAAATGGTAGGCGATCTAAAGCTGGTGAATCGTAAGCCGATTGTGGCATCAGAACAGGAATTGGAGCTTAATCCACGATCCCGGTCAGCCAAGCTGAGAGTTGCCGAAAAATTGTAA
- a CDS encoding adenosylhomocysteinase, translated as MTSHSLQNSIIHDLKLAPEGHLKIDWVEAHMPVLNRIRQQFEQEQPFDGLKVTICLHLEAKTAYLAKVVQAGGAQVTITGSNPLSTQDDVCAALVEDGVTVLAKYNPDPEEFKNLQIKALETKPDLIIDDGGDLVTLLQSERPDLISTIRGGAEETTTGIIRLKALEKEGQLHFPMVAVNDAYCKYLFDNRYGTGQSAFDGIIRTTNLVVAGSTVVVVGYGWCGKGVAMRAKGLGANVVVTEVDPIKAVEAHMDGFHVLPMVEAAKLGDFFITVTGNKAVITGEHFDVMKDGAVLCNAGHFDVEVSKPELAKRSESIRTVRRNIEEYRFKDGRKMYLLAEGRLVNLAAADGHPAEIMDTTFALQALGLKYVNDRYNELGKAVINVPYEIDEQVARFKLDSLGIKIDTLTEDQKVYLDSWNA; from the coding sequence ATGACTTCCCATTCTCTGCAAAATAGCATTATTCACGATCTTAAATTGGCCCCTGAAGGGCATTTGAAAATTGATTGGGTAGAAGCCCATATGCCGGTATTGAACCGCATACGTCAACAATTCGAGCAAGAGCAGCCTTTTGACGGTCTGAAGGTAACGATTTGTTTACATCTGGAGGCCAAAACGGCTTATCTGGCTAAAGTGGTACAAGCAGGTGGAGCACAGGTCACCATTACGGGTAGTAACCCTTTGTCAACACAAGATGATGTTTGCGCCGCATTAGTTGAAGATGGCGTTACGGTATTGGCTAAATACAACCCAGATCCAGAGGAATTCAAGAATTTGCAAATCAAGGCACTGGAAACTAAGCCAGATCTCATTATAGATGACGGTGGCGACCTGGTTACTCTGTTGCAATCTGAACGGCCTGATCTGATTTCTACGATCCGTGGAGGAGCAGAGGAGACCACTACAGGGATTATTCGTTTGAAGGCTTTGGAAAAAGAAGGGCAGCTTCACTTTCCGATGGTGGCTGTAAATGATGCTTACTGTAAATATTTGTTCGACAACCGCTATGGTACGGGTCAGTCAGCTTTCGACGGTATTATTCGTACGACTAATCTGGTTGTGGCAGGAAGTACAGTGGTTGTGGTGGGTTATGGATGGTGTGGCAAAGGAGTTGCAATGCGTGCAAAAGGGCTGGGAGCCAACGTTGTTGTAACTGAAGTTGATCCAATCAAGGCTGTAGAAGCCCATATGGATGGTTTTCATGTATTGCCAATGGTGGAAGCTGCCAAACTGGGTGACTTCTTCATTACAGTAACTGGAAATAAAGCTGTAATTACAGGGGAGCACTTTGATGTTATGAAGGATGGAGCTGTGCTGTGTAACGCAGGGCATTTTGATGTGGAGGTTAGTAAGCCTGAGCTTGCCAAACGCTCCGAATCCATTCGCACGGTACGTCGCAATATCGAGGAATACCGCTTTAAAGATGGACGTAAAATGTATTTGCTCGCAGAAGGGCGTCTCGTGAATCTGGCTGCCGCTGACGGTCATCCTGCAGAGATTATGGATACCACATTTGCGCTTCAGGCACTCGGCTTGAAATATGTGAATGATCGTTACAACGAGCTGGGCAAAGCCGTGATTAATGTTCCTTATGAAATTGATGAGCAAGTGGCTCGATTCAAGCTTGATAGTCTGGGAATCAAGATTGATACATTAACAGAAGACCAAAAAGTCTATCTGGACAGCTGGAACGCGTAA
- a CDS encoding stage V sporulation protein D, whose amino-acid sequence MKKSNVIMRRRLVWGLLGLFVLFAALSIRLAYVQLGKGGELSAKAEDSWRRNIPFAAKRGEILDRQGTALTYNVSSPTVMAIPVQIKEPEETARRLAPLLDMSEDKVLKLITKRTASQKLQPGGRKITMEKAQKIRDLKLPGIVVAEDNKRYYPYGDLAAHILGFTGIDNQGLTGVEKQQNSKLRGIDGSIAYLSDAGGRLMPGSSEKYIEPKDGLNLQLTIDKSVQSIMERELDQAMVKFQAKSALSIAMNPKTGEILGMAGRPSYEPALYKQYAPEIYNRNLPIWMTYEPGSTFKIITLAAALEEKKVNLKNDRFFDPGYIEVGGARLRCWKKGGHGSQTFLQVVENSCNPGFVTLGQRLGKETLFKYIRNFGFGSKTGIDMIGEGNGILFKLAQVGPVELATTAFGQGVSVTPIQQVTAVSAAINGGNLYKPHITKGWIQPETGKVLEKVEPELVRRVVSEDTSRQVREALESVVAKGTGRPAFIEGYRVGGKTGTAQKVINGRYSSSEHIVSFIGFAPADDPQIVVYTAVDNPKGIQFGGVVAAPIVQNILKDALIALKIPPRTNQIAKEYKYGEKPIETVPDLVGATAADLYEDMNMNFMLVKSGSGKTVISQAPKPGSRLERGSTIRIYMGD is encoded by the coding sequence TTGAAAAAGTCTAACGTGATCATGCGGCGTAGGCTGGTATGGGGGCTACTGGGATTGTTCGTACTGTTTGCGGCCTTGTCGATCCGGCTCGCCTATGTTCAATTGGGTAAAGGAGGCGAGCTCTCAGCCAAGGCTGAGGATTCGTGGCGCCGCAATATTCCTTTTGCCGCCAAGCGTGGCGAAATTTTGGATCGGCAGGGTACTGCGCTGACCTATAATGTCAGTTCACCGACTGTCATGGCGATACCAGTACAGATTAAGGAGCCGGAAGAAACGGCACGCAGGCTGGCGCCCTTGCTAGATATGAGTGAGGATAAAGTACTCAAGCTGATTACCAAACGAACAGCAAGCCAAAAACTTCAGCCCGGCGGACGAAAAATTACGATGGAGAAAGCCCAGAAAATTCGTGATTTGAAGCTGCCGGGTATCGTTGTTGCTGAAGACAACAAACGTTATTATCCTTATGGTGATCTAGCGGCTCATATTCTTGGATTTACCGGAATTGATAATCAAGGGCTGACAGGTGTAGAGAAGCAGCAAAACAGCAAGCTTCGAGGAATCGATGGAAGCATCGCGTATTTATCAGACGCAGGTGGCCGCCTGATGCCTGGTTCTTCTGAAAAGTATATTGAACCGAAGGATGGACTGAATTTACAATTAACCATTGATAAATCGGTGCAATCCATTATGGAACGGGAGCTTGACCAAGCCATGGTCAAATTTCAGGCGAAGTCCGCGCTGTCTATTGCGATGAACCCCAAGACGGGTGAAATATTAGGCATGGCTGGACGACCAAGCTATGAGCCAGCGCTTTACAAGCAATATGCGCCTGAAATTTATAATCGAAATCTGCCAATTTGGATGACATATGAACCTGGTTCTACTTTTAAAATTATTACACTGGCCGCTGCCTTGGAAGAAAAGAAGGTTAATCTTAAAAATGACCGTTTCTTTGATCCGGGATATATTGAAGTCGGTGGAGCACGCCTGCGTTGTTGGAAAAAAGGTGGGCATGGCAGCCAGACCTTTCTTCAAGTGGTAGAAAATTCATGCAATCCCGGTTTTGTAACGTTGGGACAACGTCTGGGCAAAGAAACACTGTTCAAGTACATTCGCAATTTCGGCTTCGGCAGCAAAACAGGAATTGACATGATCGGTGAGGGCAATGGCATTTTGTTCAAGCTAGCTCAGGTCGGACCTGTAGAGCTGGCTACTACGGCCTTTGGTCAAGGGGTATCTGTCACTCCGATTCAGCAGGTTACGGCTGTGTCGGCAGCAATCAATGGTGGCAATCTTTATAAGCCTCACATCACAAAAGGCTGGATTCAGCCCGAAACCGGAAAGGTTCTAGAAAAAGTGGAGCCGGAACTGGTGCGTAGAGTTGTTTCAGAGGATACCTCTCGACAGGTAAGGGAAGCGCTGGAAAGTGTTGTAGCTAAAGGTACAGGTCGTCCTGCCTTTATTGAGGGTTACCGGGTTGGAGGTAAAACGGGTACAGCACAAAAGGTGATTAACGGACGTTATTCTTCCTCGGAGCATATTGTATCCTTTATTGGTTTTGCTCCGGCGGATGATCCGCAAATCGTCGTCTATACTGCTGTCGATAACCCGAAAGGGATTCAATTCGGCGGTGTGGTTGCTGCGCCAATCGTGCAAAATATTTTAAAGGATGCACTGATTGCCTTGAAAATACCACCTCGTACCAATCAAATTGCCAAAGAGTACAAGTATGGGGAAAAACCGATCGAAACGGTACCTGATCTGGTAGGTGCCACTGCAGCTGATTTATACGAAGATATGAATATGAACTTTATGCTCGTGAAATCTGGGTCAGGCAAGACGGTCATAAGTCAGGCACCGAAGCCAGGCTCTCGATTGGAACGAGGATCAACGATCCGTATATATATGGGGGATTGA